One segment of Anguilla anguilla isolate fAngAng1 chromosome 1, fAngAng1.pri, whole genome shotgun sequence DNA contains the following:
- the zgc:109986 gene encoding uncharacterized protein zgc:109986 isoform X2: protein MNFSAAKNEIVHLLSRVDVGELPKLIQWMKNSELDDWFMDNEKVVLQSIAEDLRTCLPVEAMLPSESLAIEKAQQDSKPTVHVDAFLYDEEAVDLLCEEGKMSRDYCLLCGSHRTAPLGFISHSFSALELRFLFQNVLPDLSGKMLVDVGSRLGAVLYGGCLYSSAAQLVGVEISAEFANLQRMVVEKYGFTDRVQVIHADICTQASLLQNADVIVMNNVFEYFLESTEQMRAWHCIGQNVRKKGALLVTVPSVQEAFSALQGMNGVIDINQWLEEVPLGYDVYLGKDTDPESFKQIHLYKVL, encoded by the exons ATGAACTTTTCGgctgcaaaaaatgaaattgtgcaCTTGCTGTCTCGGGTAGATGTTGGCGAACTTCCTAAATTGATTCAATGGATGAAAAACTCAG aATTGGATGACTGGTTTATGGACAATGAGAAGGTTGTTCTCCAGAGCATTGCAGAAGACCTGAGAACTTGTCTCCCAGTAGAAGCAATGTTGCCTTCAGAATCCCTAGCCATAGAGAAg GCCCAACAGGACTCCAAACCCACAGTGCATGTTGATGCCTTCCTGTACGACGAGGAGGCGGTCGATTTGCTGTGTGAGGAGGGCAAAATGAGCCGGGACTACTGCCTACTCTGCGGATCTCACAGAACTGCACCTCTCG GGTTCAtctcccactctttctctgCCTTGGAGCTTCGCTTCCTGTTCCAGAACGTTCTCCCAGATCTGTCAGGAAAAATGCTGGTGGACGTGGGCTCCCGGCTCGGGGCAGTACTCTATGGG GGCTGCCTATACAGCTCAGCAGCTCAACTGGTCGGGGTGGAGATCAGTGCCGAATTCGCCAACCTTCAGAGGATGGTTGTAGAGAAGTATGGCTTCACTGATCGAGTCCAG GTTATCCATGCAGATATCTGCACCCAGGCCTCCCTCCTTCAGAATGCTGATGTCATTGTCATGAACAATGTGTTTGAGTACTTCCTGGAATCCACTGAGCAAATGAG AGCTTGGCATTGCATCGGCCAAAATGTGAGGAAGAAAGGTGCATTACTGGTCACTGTACCGAGTGTACAGGAGGCTTTCTCTGCACTGCAGGGGATGAAC GGGGTGATAGACATCAACCAGTGGCTGGAGGAGGTGCCCCTGGGTTATGATGTCTACTTGGGGAAGGACACTGACCCTGAATCCTTTAAACAGATCCATCTCTACAAGGTCCTGTGA
- the zgc:109986 gene encoding uncharacterized protein zgc:109986 isoform X1, producing the protein MNFSAAKNEIVHLLSRVDVGELPKLIQWMKNSEELDDWFMDNEKVVLQSIAEDLRTCLPVEAMLPSESLAIEKAQQDSKPTVHVDAFLYDEEAVDLLCEEGKMSRDYCLLCGSHRTAPLGFISHSFSALELRFLFQNVLPDLSGKMLVDVGSRLGAVLYGGCLYSSAAQLVGVEISAEFANLQRMVVEKYGFTDRVQVIHADICTQASLLQNADVIVMNNVFEYFLESTEQMRAWHCIGQNVRKKGALLVTVPSVQEAFSALQGMNGVIDINQWLEEVPLGYDVYLGKDTDPESFKQIHLYKVL; encoded by the exons ATGAACTTTTCGgctgcaaaaaatgaaattgtgcaCTTGCTGTCTCGGGTAGATGTTGGCGAACTTCCTAAATTGATTCAATGGATGAAAAACTCAG aagaATTGGATGACTGGTTTATGGACAATGAGAAGGTTGTTCTCCAGAGCATTGCAGAAGACCTGAGAACTTGTCTCCCAGTAGAAGCAATGTTGCCTTCAGAATCCCTAGCCATAGAGAAg GCCCAACAGGACTCCAAACCCACAGTGCATGTTGATGCCTTCCTGTACGACGAGGAGGCGGTCGATTTGCTGTGTGAGGAGGGCAAAATGAGCCGGGACTACTGCCTACTCTGCGGATCTCACAGAACTGCACCTCTCG GGTTCAtctcccactctttctctgCCTTGGAGCTTCGCTTCCTGTTCCAGAACGTTCTCCCAGATCTGTCAGGAAAAATGCTGGTGGACGTGGGCTCCCGGCTCGGGGCAGTACTCTATGGG GGCTGCCTATACAGCTCAGCAGCTCAACTGGTCGGGGTGGAGATCAGTGCCGAATTCGCCAACCTTCAGAGGATGGTTGTAGAGAAGTATGGCTTCACTGATCGAGTCCAG GTTATCCATGCAGATATCTGCACCCAGGCCTCCCTCCTTCAGAATGCTGATGTCATTGTCATGAACAATGTGTTTGAGTACTTCCTGGAATCCACTGAGCAAATGAG AGCTTGGCATTGCATCGGCCAAAATGTGAGGAAGAAAGGTGCATTACTGGTCACTGTACCGAGTGTACAGGAGGCTTTCTCTGCACTGCAGGGGATGAAC GGGGTGATAGACATCAACCAGTGGCTGGAGGAGGTGCCCCTGGGTTATGATGTCTACTTGGGGAAGGACACTGACCCTGAATCCTTTAAACAGATCCATCTCTACAAGGTCCTGTGA
- the srp54 gene encoding signal recognition particle 54 kDa protein, whose translation MVLADLGRKITSALRSLSNATIINEEVLNAMLKEVCAALLEADVNIKLVKQLRENVKAAIDLEEMASGLNKRRMIQHAVFKELVKLVDPGVKAWTPTKGKNNVIMFVGLQGSGKTTTCSKLAYYYQRKGWKTCLICADTFRAGAFDQLKQNATKARIPFYGSYTEMDPVIIAAEGVEKFKNENFEIIIVDTSGRHKQEDSLFEEMLQVSNAVQPDNIVYVMDASIGQACESQAKAFKDKVDVASVIITKLDGHAKGGGALSAVAATKSPIIFIGTGEHIDDFEPFKTQPFISKLLGMGDIEGLIDKVNELKLDDNEELIDKLKHGQFTLRDMYEQFQNIMKMGPFSQIMGMIPGFGTDFMSKGNEQESMARLKKLMTIMDSMNDQELDNKDGAKLFSKQPNRIQRVARGSGVATRDVQELLTQYTKFAQMVKKMGGIKGLFKGGDMSKNVNPSQMAKLNQQMAKMMDPRVLHHMGGMAGLQSMMRQFQQGAAGNMKGMMGFNNM comes from the exons ATGGTTTTAGCCGACTTGGGAAGAAAAATAACCTCGGCGTTGCGATCGCTGAGCAACGCCACCATCATCAATGAAGAG GTTTTAAATGCTATGCTGAAGGAGGTGTGTGCTGCTTTGCTGGAAGCTGATGTGAACATCAAACTGGTGAAGCAGCTCCGAGAAAATGTCAA GGCAGCCATTGACCTGGAAGAGATGGCCTCTGGCCTGAATAAGAGGAGAATGATCCAGCACGCTGTCTTCAAGGAGCTGGTCAAG CTGGTAGATCCAGGAGTCAAGGCTTGGACGCCCACCAAAGGAAAGAATAACGTCATCATGTTTGTGGGGCTTCAAGGCAGTGGGAAAACCACAACCTGTTCAAAG CTGGCATACTACTACCAAAGAAAAGGCTGGAAGACATGTTTAATATGTGCAGACACATTCAGAGCTG gtgCCTTTGATCAGCTGAAGCAAAATGCTACAAAAGCCAGAATTCCCTTCTATGGGAG CTACACAGAGATGGACCCTGTCATCATAGCTGCAGAAGGTGTCGAAAAATTCAAAAACGAAAACTTTGAAATAATCATCGTTGACACCAGCGGTCGACACAAACAGGAGGACTCCCTCTTTGAGGAGATGCTCCAGGTTTCAAATGCTGTG CAACCAGACAACATTGTGTACGTAATGGACGCCTCCATTGGTCAAGCTTGCGAATCCCAGGCCAAAGCTTTCAAAGACAAGGTGGACGTGGCGTCTGTGATCATCACAAAGTTGGACGGTCATGCCAAGGGTGGCGGTGCCCTTAGTGC AGTTGCTGCCACCAAGAGTCCCATCATATTCATTGGTACTGGAGAACACATTGATGACTTTGAGCCCTTCAAGACACAGCCCTTCATTAGCAAGCTGCTGG gcATGGGAGACATTGAAGGTTTGATTGACAAGGTGAACGAGCTGAAACTGGATGACAACGAAGAGCTGATTGACAAGCTAAAACATG GCCAGTTCACCCTGAGAGACATGTATGAACAGTTCCAGAACATCATGAAGATGGGCCCTTTCAGCCAGATAATG GGGATGATCCCAGGCTTTGGGACAGACTTCATGAGCAAAGGAAATGAGCAGGAGTCCATGGCAAGGCTTAAGAAGCTCATGACCATCATGGACAGCATGAACGACCAAG AACTGGACAACAAAGATGGCGCTAAGCTTTTTAGCAAACAACCCAACAGAATCCAGAGAGTGGCCCGAGGGTCGGGGGTCGCGACCAGGGATGTACAAGAGCTGCTGACTCAGTACACCAAATTCGCCCAGATGGTGAAGAAGATGGGCGGCATCAAGGGCCTGTTCaaag GTGGAGACATGTCCAAGAACGTCAACCCCTCTCAGATGGCGAAGCTGAATCAGCAGATGGCTAAGATGATGGATCCAAGGGTTCTTCACCATATGG GTGGCATGGCTGGACTCCAGTCTATGATGAGGCAGTTCCAACAAGGGGCGGCCGGCAACATGAAGGGAATGATGGGATTCAATAACATGTGA
- the zgc:109986 gene encoding uncharacterized protein zgc:109986 isoform X3, whose protein sequence is MDNEKVVLQSIAEDLRTCLPVEAMLPSESLAIEKAQQDSKPTVHVDAFLYDEEAVDLLCEEGKMSRDYCLLCGSHRTAPLGFISHSFSALELRFLFQNVLPDLSGKMLVDVGSRLGAVLYGGCLYSSAAQLVGVEISAEFANLQRMVVEKYGFTDRVQVIHADICTQASLLQNADVIVMNNVFEYFLESTEQMRAWHCIGQNVRKKGALLVTVPSVQEAFSALQGMNGVIDINQWLEEVPLGYDVYLGKDTDPESFKQIHLYKVL, encoded by the exons ATGGACAATGAGAAGGTTGTTCTCCAGAGCATTGCAGAAGACCTGAGAACTTGTCTCCCAGTAGAAGCAATGTTGCCTTCAGAATCCCTAGCCATAGAGAAg GCCCAACAGGACTCCAAACCCACAGTGCATGTTGATGCCTTCCTGTACGACGAGGAGGCGGTCGATTTGCTGTGTGAGGAGGGCAAAATGAGCCGGGACTACTGCCTACTCTGCGGATCTCACAGAACTGCACCTCTCG GGTTCAtctcccactctttctctgCCTTGGAGCTTCGCTTCCTGTTCCAGAACGTTCTCCCAGATCTGTCAGGAAAAATGCTGGTGGACGTGGGCTCCCGGCTCGGGGCAGTACTCTATGGG GGCTGCCTATACAGCTCAGCAGCTCAACTGGTCGGGGTGGAGATCAGTGCCGAATTCGCCAACCTTCAGAGGATGGTTGTAGAGAAGTATGGCTTCACTGATCGAGTCCAG GTTATCCATGCAGATATCTGCACCCAGGCCTCCCTCCTTCAGAATGCTGATGTCATTGTCATGAACAATGTGTTTGAGTACTTCCTGGAATCCACTGAGCAAATGAG AGCTTGGCATTGCATCGGCCAAAATGTGAGGAAGAAAGGTGCATTACTGGTCACTGTACCGAGTGTACAGGAGGCTTTCTCTGCACTGCAGGGGATGAAC GGGGTGATAGACATCAACCAGTGGCTGGAGGAGGTGCCCCTGGGTTATGATGTCTACTTGGGGAAGGACACTGACCCTGAATCCTTTAAACAGATCCATCTCTACAAGGTCCTGTGA
- the LOC118221918 gene encoding tubulin alpha-1C chain-like, with protein MRECISIHVGQAGVQIGNACWELYCLEHGIQPDGQMPSDKTIGGGDDSFNTFFSETGAGKHVPRAVFVDLEPTVIDEVRAGTYRQLFHPEQLITGKEDAANNYARGHYTIGKEIIDLVLDRIRKLADQCTGLQGFLVFHSFGGGTGSGFTSLLMERLSVDYGKKSKLEFAIYPAPQVSTAVVEPYNSILTTHTTLEHSDCAFMVDNEAIYDICRRNLDVERPTYSNLNRLISQIVSSITASLRFDGALNVDLTEFQTNLVPYPRIHFPLATYAPVISAEKAYHEQLTVAEITNACFEPANQMVKCDPRHGKYMACCLLYRGDVVPKDVNAAIGTIKTKRTIQFVDWCPTGFKVGINYQPPTVVPGGDLAKVQRAVCMLSNTTAVAEAWARLDHKFDLMYAKRAFVHWYVGEGMEEGEFSEAREDVAALEKDYEEVGADSMDGDEEGEEY; from the exons ATG CGTGAGTGCATTTCCATCCACGTGGGCCAGGCTGGTGTCCAAATTGGCAATGCCTGCTGGGAGCTGTACTGCCTAGAGCACGGCATACAACCAGACGGGCAGATGCCCAGTGACAAGACCATTGGAGGAGGGGATGACTCCTTCAATACGTTCTTCAGCGAGACTGGAGCGGGCAAGCACGTCCCCAGGGCTGTGTTTGTCGATCTAGAGCCTACTGTAATTG ATGAGGTGCGTGCTGGGACCTACCGGCAGCTGTTCCATCCTGAGCAGCTCATTACTGGCAAAGAGGATGCTGCTAACAACTACGCTCGTGGGCACTACACAATCGGCAAAGAGATCATTGACCTGGTGCTTGACAGGATTCGCAAACTG GCTGACCAGTGCACAGGCCTCCAGGGCTTCCTGGTCTTCCACAGCTTTGGAGGTGGTACTGGCTCTGGTTTCACCTCCCTGCTGATGGAACGCCTGTCTGTTGACTATGGCAAGAAATCCAAGCTGGAGTTCGCCATCTACCCAGCTCCCCAGGTGTCCACAGCTGTGGTGGAGCCCTACAATTCCATCTTGACCACCCACACCACCCTAGAGCACTCTGACTGTGCCTTTATGGTTGACAATGAGGCCATCTATGACATTTGCCGTAGAAACCTTGATGTCGAGCGCCCCACGTACAGCAACCTTAACAGGCTCATTAGCCAGATAGTATCTTCCATCACTGCCTCCCTCCGATTTGACGGTGCCCTCAATGTCGATCTGACAGAGTTCCAAACCAATTTGGTCCCTTACCCCCGAATTCACTTCCCGCTTGCTACATATGCTCCAGTTATCTCTGCAGAGAAGGCCTACCACGAGCAGTTAACTGTGGCAGAGATCACCAACGCCTGCTTCGAACCAGCTAACCAGATGGTCAAATGCGACCCCCGCCACGGCAAGTACATGGCCTGCTGCCTGCTGTACCGCGGTGACGTGGTCCCCAAAGACGTCAACGCTGCCATCGGCACCATCAAGACCAAACGCACCATCCAGTTTGTGGACTGGTGCCCCACAGGTTTCAAGGTTGGCATTAACTACCAGCCCCCCACCGTGGTGCCAGGTGGAGATCTGGCCAAGGTCCAGAGAGCAGTGTGCATGCTGAGCAACACCACGGCCGTGGCAGAGGCCTGGGCCCGCCTGGACCACAAGTTCGACCTGATGTACGCCAAGCGCGCTTTCGTGCACTGGTACGTGGGCGAGGGTATGGAGGAGGGAGAGTTCTCAGAGGCCAGAGAAGATGTGGCAGCCCTAGAGAAGGATTACGAAGAGGTGGGTGCTGACAGCATGGACGGAGACGAAGAAGGAGAAGAGTACTAA